The nucleotide window CATGACAGCTAGACTATTAAATTAGTATATTCTAAGATTGGtattatctatgattttatttcaaaatataaggtgTTTTTTTAATGAGAgtttttttgtaaattttcaaaTTCCTTTCGAAAATCAAGAATACCagaatttcaaaaagaaaaaagtttataATTATCTCCAataactagggctgtacacgaaacgagttagctcggttagctcgctcaacttgacttgaaaaagatCAATTCGACTTGGTtagaaactgagttcgagccgagttgagctgattttttgagcttgaaaaaatttcgaaccgagtttgagcttgcctgagctcgactcgactcggatcgaacctaacTTGAATCGAAcacggatcgaaccagttcggtgactgattgcttgcctccaagtgcagaggttcgtaagtaatatcttgTGAATATAGAGTTGATCGCACATGGAGACGAATtgtgagaaggagaaaatcaaatgcaaaacaaactaagtaataaaaaaaactaaactgatgatttaattttaagagttttaaatgaatgtaattcaattgaattaaaataacacccaaacttcaaaattctacacataggttaatgttccaaaatcatgatgacttggataacacaactaggatctgagcactatggtcagcctaatcggaaaataaaatagtttaaatattttaataaatgatgtaaaagattagaaaatcatggatttgcaccattgatatatattctcaagcatcaatgattttaagaaatcatatctataagataatgaaaatcaaagaaatataacaagttgagaacctctcctatctaggaaatctaaatgatctagggtaagcctatccatcaatgtggatctcatatgatggaaacatataattctcacatgaggataaaaaacctagacctaaacaatagataacatgtatacaccattcttctcatcattaaaataatcaatcatcataactatgaaaacattaaactaaTGTGCATCCATTCTAGCTTGGATTGGAAGGAACTTATaaaaacataattagaatagagaaagaaagtaacaagaaagaaataaatgtaaatagaaaatatttaaaaggaaaaaataacttataaaactttaataaaattgaaaaccctctaaaaaccTTAAATTTTGCTCTTGAATACttttaatgatgcttaggaatgccctgggaagccctatttataagtggggaactctaattttcgtacaaagttggaaaactctagaaattacCTCAAATTTaggcagtttctcaaaatagacttcttgctgcgcagtttatttaaaatagatttttacGCCATGTGGtttctcaaaataaacttcaAAGTTTAAGAATATACTTTTTCAAGACGTTTTtaagattcttcacttcaaatcttcgattctttttattccttacttgattttcttagatctttagcatgtgaattcttcaatcttggtctcctaagattcatccattgccctggtgattcttgagcatcaaatccatgcttttagcatcctttttcaatccaagctcttaaattctccttgcaacacatacatgagtaaaatagaacattaagttgattcatgttcataaaaccaaaatataaatggaaaaaattatgcaatatttgagtctcaacattactttaatattgatgttgctcaccaagtgtttgacgaaatgagtcaacgaagtgtcggttggtggcaaggaaggtatgtatataaaacaaatacccttttttcttgattttgatgttatctacaaggtgtttgatgaaatacctgtaaagctGCTACTGTTATTTTACATACGGTTAgaatttgaaggtgtagtccatgtgtttgtgaaaatgctgcacaggcgaactcggctcgatcttggctcgagctgctgacttGAACTGAGtagagccgagctggccagtcaagctcgaggactgagttaagccgagttcgagctagggtcagctagtggccgagccgagtcgagttgtgccaagctagactcggttcgactcgtgtacacctctactaatAACTAAGGATGATTTTCTTGGCTATGATTAAAGAACCATTCATTTTCCCGCCATTAACTGGATATATATCTAAGATCATCCCAGCAAGATGCATGACTAATAAAAGGTAAGTACCACATCATACACAATCCATTTATGAtcctaactatatatatatatatatatatatatatatatatatatatatatatatatatatatatatatattggccatGGACTCATGGTGGTGGGTGGGTCTCACATAAATTTTCCTATGAATTACTCTTTTGCTTATCTTtcataattaaaattaaattttaaatttaatgataatttcattggaaaaaGAGAGATAAGAAAATTAATAATATTGTATTTGTTCATTATGTTCACCTATGGACAATCTAAGATGTTGATTGTAATTTGGGGGCCATCTCCACCGTAGAATCAGAGGGTTGACAAGATCTTCTTTGTTCCTGACATTTGGACATAAATTGTCTATCTTCGGCTTTATGTGAAGGTTCCAAGATCGTGTAGACCATTAGAATCCATGGGCCCACCCATTCGAGTTGATTTTTAGTGGTATTAGAGTGTCTTATGTGTAGACCATTAGAACCCATGGGCCCACCCATTCGAGTTGACTTTTAGTGGTATCAGAGTGTCATAAGACGGATCTCCAATTTATGTGTCGTACTGAGGTAAGTGTTGAGTCCATTAAGCATAAACACAATGGATACATATGATTTACAATGGATCCATtcctaagtataccatgcatCATAATATTAAATTTCTAGAAATACATAAACCAAGAGGATGGTTCTTATCATACTTGCACGAGATTAATTGTGTGGAAGATTCCAACCATAAGGTTGTTGATGTTGATATCCTCCAACCTAgaaaatctctccctaatctatcGCGGATGGAGGGGATCTCAAGAGAAAACATCTAATCCTCCACTAGGGGCTAAGGATGGCCGGTTCCAtctactcaagtggaccatagagaagaggtggtggtggtggtgatgatgataaaTGGAAGAGagaatgatctctctctctctctctctctctctctctaggtggGACATCCAAGCAGGGTCAcgcccaagctctctctctctctctctctctctctctctctctctctctctctattctagCATTCCCTTTTTGCAATAGGATAGAATAAATAGATAACAAGTTGGATTTATGAGGATTCAGGTTATTGTGTTCTACTACCCTATGAACTTCAATGTACCTTGCTATGAAGAAAGTTCATTGATTCacctcacacatgcacacacttgaTCTAATCCCTTGACTACCTAGGTCATCTACCTAAGATTTAAATCGCATGTTAGCCACAAAGGTGGATCATCATATTATTATCAAGTGTGGTAAAAAAAGGTTTTAACAGTTAAAATAGAACTTTAACAATTGAAAACTTTAAAAATGAGTTAAAACAATTTTGAACAAGGGATAAGTGGACAAATCATTTGATGATTCCTTAATCTAATTAGATCTAAGCCATAAATAAGTTGCATAGTAAACCTAGTGGATCCTACGTTGGCCCGTGCACGAATTAATGAACATTGATGAACGCACCTGGCATTACCCACTTCTAATATgcaggtgcggcccacctaacaTGCCAATCATCCTTATTTTTTAAAGAGGTGATCTTGGTGGTGCGACCCTCCTTTTTTTGAATGGGTTAGATATCCTACGCATGTGACATGGGAAAAATGGGTTGTTCGCCATGTTATCATGCATTCAGTAGGTGTAGGTGATCACGTCTGTTTTGGTAAGAACAATTGATCACCTAACAACTAGGTGCATACCAACATAACATGCACCACATCTTTCCTGTAAAAATTATTTATGGTGCACCATGAGTTTGGAATCTTTGAAACTAAGATTGTTATTTTCTAtgattttatttcaaaatatagggttttttttttttttaattatttttattattttttatttttttaatgaaaaagttTGTACCTTTATAAAATCAAGAATATCATAATTTTAAAAAGAATAAAAGTATAATTGTCTCTAATAATGATGGATGATTTTCCTAGCTATGATTAGAGGATTCATTTTCCCCACCATTGAATGGATATCAGGACAATCAAAGGTAATTTCGATATGACATACAATCCATATATGATTGGACCTTTTTTATGTTGGACATggccatggtgggtccacttgttGGCAACcgctagtgggtgggtcccatgtgaattTCCCTTCGAATTCCTCTTTTACTTTCTCTTTTGAAATTATATTtcataataaaattaattttaaattcaaCAATTATTTGATTGAGAAAATGGAGATATCAGATGAGAAGGGATTATCTCCTCAATCATATCATTCATACAACCGAGagagattttagaaaaaaaatattaagaaaATTAAGTGTTCTATTTATCCATTAGGCTCACTTCCGGATAAGCTAAAACATTGATCATAATCTGGGGACCATCTTAACCATAGAATTAGAGAGTTGATAGATCCTATCCTCTTTGCTCCTTTAATATTGGTTAGGTGGACATTTGGACATTGACCATCCATCTTTGACTTTATGTGAAGGTCCGAAGATCATGTAGACTATTAGATCATGCGGGCCCACTCATCCGAGAAGACTTCCAGTGTTATCAGAGCATCATCAGACGAATCTCCAATTTATGTGGAAGAAATCACATTGAGGTAAGTGTGTCCATTGAGCATAAACGCAGTGGATATGCATGATTTTCATGATTTAAAATGGATCCATTCCTAGGAATACCTATGCATCATGACATCAAATTTCTAGAAATACATAAACTAAgaggatggttcagatcatacaTACATGAGGTTAATCATGTGGAAGATCCTAGTAATGAGATTGTCGATGCTCACTCTCTCCACGAGAAAAATCAAAACGAGAAGAGACGAGAAGCTAGCAGGAAAacggaagaagaaggaaaatgtCAGGAGTGGAAAATCAAGGAGAGTTCTATCTGAGATACTACGTAGGGCATAAGGGTAAATTCGGGCACAAATTCCTAAAGTTCGAGTTTCGGCCTGACGAGAAGCTCCGATAcgccaacaactccaactacaagaaCGATACAATGATTCGTAAGGAAGTCTTCCTCACTCCTGCCATCCTCAAAGAATGCCGAAGAATCATCGCCGAGAGCCAGATAATGAAGGAAGACGATAACAACTGGCTCGAGCCGGACCGGGTGGGCCGGCAGGAGCTCAAGATCGTGATGGGGAACGAGCACATCTCCTTCACCACTTCGAAGATCGGATCTCTTGTCGACATCCAGAGCAACAAAGATCCTAAAGGGCTTTGCATCTTCTGTTACCTTGTTTAGGACTAGAAATGCTTTGTGTTCTCATTCATTTCTCTGCATTTTAAGATCAAACCCATCTAGAGGCAGCGTCATTGTTTCACTGTTGCCAAGTGCCAACATTTCATAGCTTCGAGGTTGAATGATGTGGTGAATTTGATTTTTGGTGGTACTCATCACAAACATGAGAGTGTTTTCTACACTTAATGCATTGAAGTATCCATAGATTTCTATCCTTTGTCGAGTAGGTTATCTATGTAGATGTTgctgacattgatgtgtatttgaactttaatgtgttttatttatatttttatgatctttcacaaataaaaaagagagattgTCGATGCTTATCCTCCAACCTACGAAGTCTCTCCCTAATCTTTTTCTAATGGAGGAGATCCCAAGGAAAACGTCTAATCCTCTAGTAGGTCCAAGGATCACGCATTCCAtccactcaggtggaccatagagaagaggtggtggtgatgatgataatgataaagGGAAGGGagatggatctctctctctctctctctctctctctctctctctctctctctatctatatatatatatatatatatatatatatatattctagtgTTCCCTTGGTATAATAGGATCTATAAATTGATAATGAGTGAGGGTTTTGGAAGATTCCAATTATGGTGATCCACCACCTTACAAACTTTAATCTACCCTATTGTGAAGAAAGTTCGTTGATCTgcctaacacacacacacacacatacacacacttaTGATCTAATCCCTCCACTGCCTGGACCATCaacctaagatttagatttcatGTTGACTATAAAGGTGGACCATTATATTATTATCAAGTGTGATAAAAAAatgttttaacggttaaaatagAACTTTTAACGCTTGAAAGCTTTTAAAAATTGAGTTAAAACCTTTTGAATATATGGCCCAGTAGAAAAATTACTTGATGATTCTTTGATCTATTTAGATCTATGTCATAAAGAAGTCTCATGGTAAGTCCAGTGGATCTTACATTGGTGTGTGCATACATCAATGGACATTGATGAATGCACCCAGCATCACCCACTTCGAATGGCTTCTTAGAAGCCTAGTAAAGTGAGCTAAAATCCCTTAGTTAAAATTCAAGACCCTTACATGCTCTTAGGTCTAAGCATTGATTAACTTATGTGCACCATCTAGTGCATGATCAAGTCATCATAGTCTAGGCTAATATACTCCCAACCTATTGACTTAAACTTTGATCCAATGGTGTAAGTGTCCAAAAGTTTAAACCAAGATCTTATTATATGGTATACTCATACTTCCGTAGAGGGTAAGGTGAAAGGCGCAACCAACACCAAGCCAATTCCCGATAGTGGAGACCTTCTATCTTGACCCAAGTCAGTCCCCTTATATAGAATGACCATACATATTAAGAATGATGTCCATAAATGTGACCTAAGTATCTGTGTCATTCATGGATCATCAGGTTACTAAGATCTATGTGACACAACTTTTCTTGATCAATAACCACTATGTCTAATCTAGTTCTTAAGGACTAGGGGATGTACTCTTCACACAACCCACATTATTTAAGATTAAGGTTATACTAAATTTATCTAAggcataaaatatatatatatatatatatatatatatatatatatatatatatatatatatatatatatatatatatatatatatatatatatatataaattcatctCGATCAGTAGGTCATCTTTGTGGGGGCCATCTTAATGCAAGTAGTAAATTTATGCCATTCATTTTTTCTTCCACCTAAAAAGAGTCTTGAAGTTGAAAAGTCAACTCGAAAAAacacttaggtggaccacaactaAGTAAATAGTGAGTATTGAATGTCCATTAGTGAGCCTtagtgtgggccacataagttttgtatcaggatgaaaTTTTGGCCCACTGATCATATGAGTGGAACCAATCATATGGTCGGCTAAGATTCCCACCATCACTATAAGAAAACctacttttatcgacgaaaatattcgttgctaaatgCTATTTTTTC belongs to Magnolia sinica isolate HGM2019 chromosome 8, MsV1, whole genome shotgun sequence and includes:
- the LOC131253872 gene encoding LOW QUALITY PROTEIN: protein mago nashi homolog (The sequence of the model RefSeq protein was modified relative to this genomic sequence to represent the inferred CDS: substituted 2 bases at 2 genomic stop codons); the protein is MSGVENQGEFYLRYYVGHKGKFGHKFLKFEFRPDEKLRYANNSNYKNDTMIRKEVFLTPAILKECRRIIAESQIMKEDDNNWLEPDRVGRQELKIVMGNEHISFTTSKIGSLVDIQSNKDPKGLCIFCYLVXDXKCFVFSFISLHFKIKPI